In Ureibacillus thermophilus, the genomic stretch GGCATAGACGAAGCTCTTGACAATGACGTCAATAATAACGATCGACAAAACCCAGGATTGCGTAATGATGTCATGCCAGACGATAAAGGTGTAAATGGCGATGAACGCGGCAACCAAGAAGATGTAATCGAGGACGCTAAAGACATCCGCGACGAAGATACGAAAGATGAATAATCCATTTAAGGGGCTATCTGATTTAGATAGCTCCTTTATTTAAAGGAACTCTCCTTACATACATCTGCCCTTGGAACTGGGCGAAAAATAGAGCAATTTAGTAGGTTCAAAAAACTATACTTGGAGCATTGGTTTGGGTCGAAAATTCCCCCTCGGAGCAACAGCCGCCCCCTGCAATGCTGGGTCGAAAAATTTATCCTCGGCGCATCGGTCGCCCCCTGCAAAGCTGGGTCGAAAAATTTATGCTCGGCGCATCGGTCGCCCCCTGCAATGCTAGGTCGAAAAATTTATCCTCGGCGCATCGGTCGCCCTAAGCAATGCTGGGTCGAAAAATTTATCTTCGGCGCATTCGCCCTAAGCAATGCTGGGTCGAAAAATTTATGCTCGGCGCATCGGTCGCCCTATGCAATGCCGGGTCGAAAAATTTATGCTCGGCGCATCGGTCGCCCTATGCAATTCTTGGACTAAATAAATTTATCCTCTCAAGGACGGCCGCTCCTTCATACCTTTTCGAAATTCGTGCAATAATTCCTCTTTCGTCAAATTTTTCTCAAGCAAGGATTGCAGCAACTGTTCAGCATATTTTAAACGCACCGCTCGAATATGCCCCTTTAATAAGATTGAAAGCCGATTGCCGATTTCTTCAATGGTTAGCACTTTGACTGTAAATGGGGCAGGTTCATTATCCATTGAAGTAATGGTCACTCGCACATCAAAAAACTCCTGGGTATCCAAAAAATTTTTAAAATGCTGCTTGTATTGCTGCTCCACTAGCAATTCTAATATCCAAGTTTTTTCCTTATTTTCTTGATTAATCGTAATACCGTCAATCAGAGGAACATCTACACCATCTTGTTCAATTTGAAAGGAAATCATTTTGAAGGTTTTCATGCATCTCCCTCCTAAAACGGAACTATGTTTTCAGTATAACATGAGGAATTTCTACTTCATGTATAAAAAAATTAAAAATTGCAAAATTTTTGTTTTGAGCGTTTTTGAAAAAGGCGTTCCAAAGCTGTTATCAACGTAGTTTTGCATGATTTTGGGAACATTTATTCTGTTTGAAAATATAAAAATCAAATGAAAAATAAGGGAATATCACGAATTTCCAATTTTGATAGCAACAATCAAAATAGATAAGATGTAGAAAAGGAGGTGAATGAATGAATCATGTCGGACTAGTCGGGCGATTAACAAAAGATCCGGTTCTTCGGGCGTTTGGAGATAATCGAGTTGCTACGAGCTTTATCGTAGCTGTTAATCGCAATTACCGCAATAGTCAGGGGGATGTGGATACGGATTTCGTTACATGCACAGCATGGGGGAAACTGGCAGAACGCATCGTCCAATATTGCGGCAAAGGATCACTTATCGGAATCAACGGTCGATTGCAATCCCGCTCCTATATGGCAAAAGAAAATGTGAGAGTATTTACAACGGAAGTCGTCACCGATGATGTCCGATTTTATTCACTCAAGCCACCAAGTAAGCAGGTGGAAATAGAAAAGGATTTCGTCCTTCCTGAAACAGAAGAAGGACTACCCATTGCACAAGGGTCTTCCATTTAAGAATGGCTGATGAATTTGGGAATGGTTTAGGGAAAATATGGAGGTTAGAAGAAGCAAAGGATTTCGGGTAAACATTAGTGGTTGGAAAATGTGTACGGAAGGTAAATGAAGAAAATTTGTTGGAGCATTTAAATGAAATGAATGGGGAGAATGGCTAAAAAATTGAAACAGGGGGTGAGAAGAAAACTGCTGGTTTGTGACCGCCCAGCAGTTCAGAAAAAGGATACAGAATTATTAATTGGAATACAATTGAATATCGTGAACCTACATATGAATAACTTGGTTGAAAATGAAGTGAGGCTACAAACGAATAAACGAGGAAATCAGAATACACCTATCCTAACTTCCTCCTATAGTTAGTTCTAGGCTGTCTAGAGAGCAAGGCTTTCTCGACAGCCTTTTTTTGTGGAGTGAATGAATGGATATGAGAGGGATAGACGAATAACTCGGCTGCTTCTTCTGTTGGGGATAATGCTTCATTTTGTACGTATATAACCTCAATTAGTTAGTATATTAATTTATTTAGTGCGTATGCAACTTCATTTGGTGCGGATACTGCCTCGTTTCGGGCGTTTGCTACTCCATTTGGTGCGGATACTGCCCGGTTTCGTGCGTTTGCCTCCTCCATTCGTGCGGATACTGCCACGATTCGTGCGTTTACTTCCTCATTTCGTGCGGATACTGCATGGTTTCGTGCGTTTACTTCTTCATTTCGTGCGGATACTGCATGGTTTCGTGCGTTTGCCTTCTTATTTAGTGAGGATACTGCTCGGTTTCGTGCGTTTACCTCCTTATTTCGTGCGGATACTGCATGGTTTCGTGCGTTAGCCTCCTCATTTGGTGCAGATACTGCTTGGTTTCGTGCGTTTACTTCCTCATTTCGTGCGGATACTGCCTCGTTTCGTGCGTTTACTTCCTCATTTCGTGCGGATACTGCATTGTTTCGTGCGTTTGCCTCCTCCATTCGTGCGGATACTGCATGGTTTCGTGCGTTTGCTTCCTCATTTGGTGCGGATACTGCCCCGATTCGTGCGTTTACTTCCTCATTTGGTGCGGATACTGCTCCATTTCGTGCGTTTACTTCCATATTTCGTGCGTTTACCTCCTCCATTCGTGCGGATACTGCCATGATTCGTGCGTTAGCCTCCTCATTTGGAGCTGATACTGCTCCATTTCGTGCGTTTACTGTAAATTATCACTTTATTTCGGAACAAAAGAGCCATTTTTTTGCACATTCCTTCAGAAAGCCCTCTCCCCTTTTCTGAAAGAATGTGCTAAATTTTTTGTGAATTATTTCATAGGGGGATGGAAGATCTGTGATCTTGATTCATGATTTTGGAGTCGATCTCGAAACCTATCATGAATTAGGAAAAAACAATGACTTTCCTATGGTGGAGGAGTGCCCACATTGTCATGCGAAGCATTCCCTTCATCGCCATGGTTTTTATGAACGGAATGCCATCACCGCAGAAAAGGAATATCGTCTCTTGATCTGCCGTTTTCGTTGTTCGATTTGTTTCCAAACGGTGTCCATCCTCCCTCACTTTCTTCTCCCATACTTTCAACATACGACTCGTACCATCGTTCAATGGCTCCATGATGTGCTTCATCAAACCGGCACAAATCCATCAAAAAGACAACTCATTTCTTTCTATCTCCGACGATTTATCCAAACAATTTCATGGATTTATATGTATTTTGCTTCGGTGAAGAAATCTTTCGGTTGGGAGCGAGATACCCAACAACAAGCTTGTCGATCGATCGGGAAAATCCAACAATGGGGAGAGGAACGGTTTGTCAAAGAGTCGTGGGGGTATTTGTCGACCTACTTTATGGCACATTGTTTTGGACGATAAGGAAGCGCATCTAGGTGTTGAGGTCGTCCCACATACCTTTTGCCTCGACAGGTGGAAAAGAAGAATTTATCATCAAAGGTGAAATGGATAGCCGGCTGTCCTTCGAAATGAAAAAGGAGGATGGAAACGATGGACGAACACATGAGAGAACAAATTGCCTTATTCCGATTCGGATTGATTGCCCCACTTTTGAATGAACAAGTAGATCCGAAGAGCTACCTCACTGAGATGGCTAATCGCATTCATGAAATGCCGTATTACGGAGAGAAACGGATCGCTGCGAAAACGATTCAAGACTGGTACTTGCGTTATCGGAAAATGGGATTTGAGGGATTAAAACCGAAGAAGCGCTCGGATCGTGGACATTCCCGAAAGCTGTCTCCAGAAGATGAGGATTATATTCTAGCGATGAGAAAAAAATTTCCCCAAGTGCCAGTGACGGTTTTTTACCAACAACTGGTACACCAAGGGGAAATCAACGTTGTCAATCACTTATGACAGAGATTGGTAGCACTATTGTGCGGGAAGAAGCAAAATTCATACCAGCTACCATGAAGCGTGTTCAGCATATTGAACACGCCTATGAGTGCAGGTCCTGTAAAAAAGATTTGAACAAAAACTCACAAATCAAACGCGGGAAAGCACCACAACCTGCCATTCAGCGAAGCATTGCAGGACCAACGGTCTTAGCAAAACTTATTTATGACAAGTTTGTCCTTTATTTACCCTTATATCGGCAAATAAAGGAATGGCATCGTTATGGGCTCTTGACAAATGACAAGAATCTTTCCAACTGGGTGATTCGCACAGCAGAAGATTGGCTTCTTCCATTATATAATCGGATGAAAGAAAAGCTCATGAAAAAATCCATCCTCCATGTCGATGAAACCTATGCCCAAGTTTTGAATCGCTCTGATGGGAAGCCAGCCCAGTCTAAGGCTTACAACTGGGTATTCCGTAGCGTAGGATCTCAAGGTCCAGCAATTGTTCTGTTCCATAGTGCTTTATCCCGAAGTCGGGAAATTTTGACTGACTTTATGAAAGGCTTTAAAGGGACGATTATCTGCGATGGATATTCTGCATACCATGATGTGCCAAATATTCATTTTGCCAACTGCTGGGCTCATGTTCGTCGATACTGGTTAAAAGCCGAAAGTAAAAATGGACAGATTGGTGTCGATTATTGTGATTGACTTTACCGCCTAGAACGGAAATTTAAGAAACTTCGGCCGAGCGAACGGAGAAAAGCTAGACAAAAAGAGTCCAAACCTATCGTTGAGGCATTTTTCAAATGGATTGATGAATCTCCTTTCTATGGGAAGAATGCCCTTGCCAAAGCTGCGGAATATACATTGAAGCACGCCGAAGGTTTAAAAGCTTTTCTGTATGATGGACGCATTGAAATGGACAACAACCCAGCTGAAAATGCGATTCGGCCGAATGTCATTGGACGAAAAAACTGGCTGTTTTCCGTGAGTGAATCGGGAGCCGATGCAAACGCCATCTGTTTAAGCTTGGCTGAAACGGCAAAAGCGAATGGAATTGATTTTTATCAATACTTAGTGAAAGTATTGTCGGAACTCCCAAGTTTACCAATCCATCAACAGCCAGAAATATTAGATCGCTATTTGCCATGGTCGAAAACAATTTGTGAATCATGTGCAATGGCAAAATAGCCCTTAATCCGAAAAAATATTGGATTGAAGGGCTATTCGTCGTGCGTACCAGAGGGTGCGCATTTTTTTATTTATCTCACATATTTCGGGCTTACTTGCGACGTAAGCCCGAATTCAAATGACGCATATCAATCGATCGTACCTCCCTGTAAGATAGAGTTATCGATTACAGAGGAGGTATTTTTGTTTGGCAGTTGAAAAATTAAATATCGTCCCTGTCAATTTGGAATCCGATTCTGATTCAACTCCACCCTCAACGAGTCGTGGTCCTCTCTAACCTGTATGCGTTATTCAAGCAACAAATTTTAAAATCTCCTTTTACCCCGGTGTAAAACCTCACATCATTCAAATGGTCATCAAGGAGTTTAATAGAAGTGATTCATGATTTTACTAAGTGTAAAAATATCTACATCATTTGTGGTCGTACGTATATTTTCAGCATCCGATTATACAGAGTTTTCTATTAACTATGTGGAATGTAAATCCTTATATTTTTAATATCAATGTTCGTCAGCGAACTGTTGTGTAATGCAAAATAAAAGTGCAGAGTATTGCCATACACTTGGCGTTGGGACTTTACATGGAGTGGCGAGCATGATAGCCTCGTTCAGGCAAAAGCCAGCCCTTGATATTGCTGGCTTCGAGGCTTTTTAATCATGCATGCAGAGGCTCCATGTCAAGTTGCAACACTATGCATTTGCAATTGCACAACTGTGTACTCTTTCATTGCAAAACACAACAATCAATGCCTCGCATAGGCAACTGCTGGGACAATGCTTGCATCGAGAGTTTCTTTTGCAAATTGAAAGCTGAATTACCCGCTTTTTCAGTACCAGAAACGAAAACAGAAATGATTCAAGCTGTATCAGAATATATCTTGTATTATAACGAAATTCGGCCCCAATTAAAACTAAAAATGAGTCCGATAAAATATCGCAAATTAAAAATAGCCTAGGATGAACAGAGCGTTTTTTCCCTTCCATTTTTGAAGCAACCAACCATGGAGTTTTCACTCTATATCCTGAGTAATCTGTCAAAGGCTCTTTTCACTTTGACTCATTACTTACGATATAGAATCATCCATCCATGGTGGTTGTATCAAAAAAATGTGCCTTTTTCGCACTAAAAAATAATACTGAATAGGAAAAAGAGAAAGAATGTAATTCATCAATCGAATGAAGGCAAGATTACTCAAATAAAAATGGACGCTTTTTTTATTGTCCACTTGACAGGTAATAAGTCAACCAACTTGTGCGTTTGATAACCCCTTTGGTGCGGATAGAATCCAAATTCGTGCATATAGAGACCCTTTTCGTGCAGATGGAATCCCAATTGGTGCGTATAGATCCTTTTTTTTGAGCAGAAGAAAATGATTCCCTCTTTTATGCGAATACAAGCTAATATTTGAAGAAAATCCCACACAATATTTTCATCAAATCCGCTTTCCTCTTTGGATACAAATACACATTGAATTTACATTGGAGAATGTGGTAAAATATGGTTATTAGCATCGTTATCAAAGGAGGAAAAGGGTTGGACTGGAATGATTTCATTTTAGCATTGGGAATTGCGGCAGCTGGATATTTTATTGGGGAAGGTTTAAAGAATTTCAAAAGACCCGATGTTCTGGATTCATTGGATGATGACGATTACGAACTGATCAATGAACGGGACGTGCATTATTTTATGGGGATTTCCAAAGAAGATGCAAAATCATTGATCCAGGAACATCCTGACATTCCGCATATTTTGATTAATGGCAAAGTGTATTATCCAAAGGCCCAATTGCGTGAATGGTTAATGAATCTAGGGATGGAACAACAAAAATAATTTTGAATGATTCAACCAAGCCCGGCATGATGAAAAATTTAAAATAGAAAGAAAGGCTGTATGTGCAGTGAATGATTGGATGACGAAAGTAAAGAATAAAAAATTTATCGCATCCTTCAGCGGGGGAAAGGACAGTACGCTTGCTTTATATAAAGCCATGCAAGCGGGAGAACCGGTTGGACTGATCGGGATGCTGGATGAAACGGATCACTTCTCCTACTCCCACCGATTGTCACCTGAATTTTTGGAAGCGCAAGCCCGTGCCATAGGCTGTCCCATCTTTACACGCGCCGCCAGCTGGACAACCTATGAAGAAAAGTTCATCCAGCTATTGGAGGAGGCAAAGGAAAAAGGGGCGGAAGTGCTCGTAACCGGCGATGTGGACGTACCTGACCACGGTTCCTGGCACGAAAACGTCGCGAATAAGGTGGGGCTTAATTTATGTATGCCCCTTTGGCACAGAGAGCGTCGAGAAATTGTCGAGGGATTTGTTGATTCTGGTTTTGTGGCCATGGTGACAACAGTGAATTTATCAATGGGTATGCGCATGGATGACTTGGGAAGAATATTGACCCGTGATTACATAGAGGAGCTTGTGGAACGGTCCATCGATCCATGCGGGGAAGCAGGGGAATTTCATACAACGGTGTTGGATGGTCCGATTTTTTCGGCGCCGATTCAAGTGGAAAAGTTGGACATCATTCGCAAAGATGCATATGTCTTTTTGCCGTTGAAATTGAAATAGTAATAAATATCGCATGTTTAATGCAGTTAGCAATGTCCCTGAACTTTTCGGTTATCCAAAGGGCGCTACATTTCGGTGCATCGAATTATTGCCATTTATTCACAACATAAAACCATTCCCACCTGCGGAAACGAGCATGAAAAAATATGCAAGTTACTAAATTTAATAAGATCCGATTTGCTCGTTTATGGCGAAAAATGGACATTCTCTGGTGTTTATGGGCATCGGAATAAGGGAATTTCAATAGAAAGGAAGCATTTTGCCCAAATAATCAATTGAATATTTTACCTATACTTGAGAAATCTAAGATATGTGGATGAATAACGGTTTTTATTGGAGGTAGCGCTATTGAATCTCGCAGATGTGTTGATTATTGTCGGTTCGGTAATCATATGCTTCATCTTCATAGTTTTTATCGTCAGTGGATTATATTTGTATTTTATTGACCGCAGCCAAAAGCAACATCCGGTGTTGCGCAATTATCCGGTTATCGGCAGGGCGCGGTACTTATTTGAAACAATCGGCCCCGAATTGCGCCAATATTTATTCGATCATGATACAGAAGGGAAGCCCTTTTCCCGATTTGAATATCAAACCATTGTGAAGTCTGCCAAATATAAACGGGATGTGATTGGATTTGGATCATTGCGGGATTTCGAGAAACCCGGTTTTTATATCCGCAATTCCATGTTTCCGAAACTGACGGAAGAATTGAAAATGGATGAAGAAACAACGGTGAAGACGAAAAGATACATCCTTTTGAATGAGCCGTTGTTTGGACAGCGAAAAGAAAAGTTCGAGGACCACGAATCCAAGGCCTTTCTCTTGCAAGATGAAGATGCAATCGTCATTGGGGAAAACACAAGGCATCCATTCATCGTCAAAGGGCAAATCGGCATGTCCGGTATGAGTTACGGTGCCTTGGGCAAAAATGCAATTACTGCGTTATCCGAGGGGTTGGGAATAGCAAAAGGGACATGGATGAACACCGGAGAAGGCGGGCTTTCTGAATATCATCTGAAAGGCAATGTGGATATCATTATGCAAATTGGTCCCGGTTTATTTGGCGTACGGGATAAAGAAGGGAATTTCAACTGGGATGCATTGATGGAAAAAAGCCAAATTCCGCAGATCAAAGCCTTTGAACTGAAATTGGCGCAAGGGGCGAAAACGCGCGGTGGCCACATCGATGCTGAAAAAGTGACGGAGGAAATTGCAAGAATCCGCATGGTGGAGCCGTTTACATCCATTGACAGCCCGAACCGGTTCAAAGAGTTTGATGATTTTCATTCTTTATTCAATTTTATGGAACAAATCCGGGAGAAAACGGGGAAGCCGGTTGGAATGAAGGTCGTAATTGGAAGTCCTCATGAAGCGGAAGAATTGGCAAAGGCCATGAAAGAAACTGGGAAAGGTCCAGATTTTATTACGGTTGATGGTGGGGAAGGCGGTACAGGTGCGACTTATCAAGAATTAGCTGATAGCGTTGGATTGCCAATTAAGTCTGCCTTGCCGTTATTGCATACTTCGCTAGTGAAACATGGCGTGCGGGACCAAGTGAAAATTATTGCATCAGGCAAATTGTTTTCCGCAGACCGAATTGCCATTGCTCTAGCCATGGGAGCGGATCTTGTTAATATTGCCCGCGGATTTATGATTACGGTAGGTTGCATTCAAGCATTAAAATGCCATTCCAATGCTTGCCCTGTTGGTGTTGCAACAACGGATCCGGATTTGCAAAGAGCACTGGTTATTGATGAAAAGAAATACCGCACGGCCAACTATGTTATTACATTGAGGGAAGGATTGTTTCGCATTGCTGCTGCATGCGGCATTGATTCCCCAGTTCACTTTAAACCAGAACATGTAGTTTATAAAGATGAGAAAGGAAGAGCCTTTCCATTAGAAGAGATGTATGAATCATTATTGAAAAGTTGAGTTATAAAGGGATAGATGCAATAAAGGGGCATCTATCTTTTTGTATGTATTAAGTAGATGAAGTTTAATGGATGTGGAAGGAATCTTAACAATTGGTTCGGATACAGCATCAATTCGTGCGGAAGCTACTTCAATTCGTGCGGATACCACTCCAATTTGTGCGGATACCCCCCAATTCGTTCGGATGCCACTTCAATTCGTGCGGATACCACCCTAATTCGTGCGGATATCCCCCAATTCGTGCGGATGCCCCCTCAAGTCGTGCGGAAGCTACTTCAATTCGTGCGGATACCACCCCAATTCGTGCGGATACTACCTCAATTCGAGCGGATACCCCCCCAATTCGTGCGGATGCCACCCCAATTCGTGCGGATACTACTTCAATTCGTGCGGATGCCACCCCAATTCGTGCGGATACCACCTCAATTCGTGCGGATACTACCTCAATTCGTGCGGATACTACCTCAATTCGTGCGGATACCACCTCAATTCGTGCGGATACTACCTCAATTCGTGCGGAAGCTACTTCATTTCGTGCGGATACCACCCCAATTCGTGCGGAAGCTACTTCATTTCGTGCGGATACCACTCCAATTCGTGCGGAAGCTACTTCAATTCGTGCGGATACCACCTCAATTCGTGCGGAAGCTACTTCATTTCGTGCGGATGCCCCCTCAATTCGTGCGGAAGCTACTTCAATTCGTGCGGATACCACCCCAATTCGTGCGGATACCACCCCAATTCGTGCGGATACCACCTCAATTCGTGCGGATACCACCTCAATTCGTGCGGATGCTACTTCAATTCGTGCGGATACTACCTCAATTCGTGCGGATACCCCCCCAATTCGTGCGGATACTACTTCAATTCGTGCGGATGCTACTTCAATTCGTGCGGATGCTACTTCAATTCGTGCGGATGCTACTTCAATTCGTGCGGATACCACCCCAATTCGTGCGGATGCCACTTCAATTCGTGCGGATACCACCTCAATTCGTGCGGATGCCACTTCAATTCGTGCGGATGCCACTTCAATTCGTGCGGATGCTACCTCAATTCGTGCGGATACCACCCAACTGCTGGGCTCATGTTCGTCGCTATTGGTTAAAAGCTGATAGTAAAAATGGGCGGATTGGTGTAGATTATTGTGATCGACTTTACCGCCTAGAACGGAAATTTAAGAAACTTCGACCGAGTGAACGGAGAAAAGCTAGACAAAAGGAGTCCAAACCAATTGTCGAGGCATTTTTCAAATGGATTGAAGAATCTCCTTTCTATGGGAAGAATGCCCTTGCAAAAGCTGCGGAGTATACATTGAAGCACGCCGAAGGCTTAAAAGCTTTTCTGTATGATGGACGCATTGAAATGGACAACAACCCAGCTGAAAATGCGATTCGGCCGAATGTCATCGGACGAAAAAACTGGCTGTTTTCCGTGAGTGAATCGGGAGCCGATGCAAATGCCATCTGTTTAAGCTTGGCTGAAACGGCAAAAGCTAATGGAATTGATTTTTATCAATACTTAGTGAAAGTATTGTCGGAACTCCCAAGTTTACCAATCCATCAACAGCCAGAAATATTAGATCGCTATTTGCCATGGTCGAAAACAATTCGTGAATCATGTGCAATGGCAAAATAGCCCTCAATCCGAAAAAACTTGGGATTGAAGGGCTATTCATCGTGCGTACCAGAAGGGTGCGCATTTTTTTATTTATCTCACATATTTCGGGCTTACAGCGGAAAGCGTCCCCGGAACGGAAATCAATTTTAATAACATATCAAAAAAACATCATTTTCTCCAAAGAGAAAATGATGTTTCAGCTTGTAGACAAAGTCCCTAACTAGTGGCCAAATCTACAGGCTTTTTTTGTATAATAGGGATAGAATTCTTGGTTAACGGGGGAGGGTAGTGTATTTGGGGAATGTTGGCAAGTGGTTTTTTGTTTTATAGGACCTGCATAAATTAATTGCCAAACGTTACATTTTTAGTTTGCCATAAACACTATCGGTAGGCGGGAACATATCGACATATATAATTATAACGCCAACTACTAGATTTGTAATTGGCGTTATAATTATTATGACTTTAGTTTTGCTTTTAACTCTTTTATTTTTGATTCTATTGTTGATATTACTTTTTTAAATTCCTCATCACTCTTACCTGTAGGATCATCCAACCCCCAATCTTCCCTGTGTTTACATGGAAGGTAAGGGCATTCCACATTACACCCCATTGTAATAACAATATCTACTGGAGGTATTTCATCAAGCAACTTTGAATATTGAGTTTTCTCCATATCTATATCATAAAGCTCTTTCATTAGGCGCACAGCATCTTGGTTAATTTGAGGTTTTGTTTCTGTGCCAGCAGAGTAGCTTTCAAATACATCTCCTGCAAAGTGCTTACCAAGTGCCTCGGCTATTTGGCTTCGACATGAATTATGAACACATATAAATGCGACCTTTAGTTTATTGCTCATTAAACATTACCTCCTTTCTAGCTTTTTCTGGAAACCAGTGCCTTGTATTATTCGCTATCTTTACTAATATCAACATAACAGGCACTTCTGTTAGAACCCCTACAATGGTAGCAAGTGCAACTGGGCTTTGTGTTCCAAACAATGCAATCGCAACGGCAACTGCCAGTTCAAAAAAGTTAGAGGCACCAATCATACCAGCAGGCGCTGCTATCTCATGAGGTAGTTTTATAACCTTGCTTGCTAGATATGCAATGAAAAAGATTAGGAAAGTCTGAATAATTAATGGTATAGCAATTAAAACAATATGAAGTGGATTATTCAGAATTACATCGCCCTGGAATGAAAAGATTATTATTAATGTTAGCAATAGACCTATGGTAGTGATATTCCCAAACTTCGGTATAAAACTCTTTTCAAAGTAATCGAGTCCTCGCTTTTTTGTGATGTAATTACGGGTAATTATACCACCAGCCAGCGGGATAACAACAAACAATACTACAGATAAAACAAGAGTGTCCCAGGGTATGGTTACACCGCCCACACCTAGAAGAAACGCAACTATAGGCGTGAAAGCTATGAGAATTATAAGATCATTTGTTGCCACTTGCACGACGGTATAAGCCGCGTTGCCTTTGGTCAAATAACTCCATACAAATACCATCGCTGTACACGGTGCAGCTCCAAGAAGTATTGCTCCCGCAAGATAGTCTTGTGCCAATTCTGCCGGAATTAGAGATTTGAAAATTACAAAGAAAAACAGCCATGCAATGCCGAACATAGTAAATGGCTTTATCAACCAGTTGGTTATCCATGTAACAAAAAGCCCCTTAGGATTTTTACCTACATTTCTTATGCTTTGAAAATCTACTTTTAACATCATTGGATATATCATAAGCCAGATTAAAATAGCCATAGGTATTGAAACATTTGCATAT encodes the following:
- a CDS encoding DNA-binding protein; amino-acid sequence: MDWNDFILALGIAAAGYFIGEGLKNFKRPDVLDSLDDDDYELINERDVHYFMGISKEDAKSLIQEHPDIPHILINGKVYYPKAQLREWLMNLGMEQQK
- a CDS encoding diphthine--ammonia ligase, producing the protein MTKVKNKKFIASFSGGKDSTLALYKAMQAGEPVGLIGMLDETDHFSYSHRLSPEFLEAQARAIGCPIFTRAASWTTYEEKFIQLLEEAKEKGAEVLVTGDVDVPDHGSWHENVANKVGLNLCMPLWHRERREIVEGFVDSGFVAMVTTVNLSMGMRMDDLGRILTRDYIEELVERSIDPCGEAGEFHTTVLDGPIFSAPIQVEKLDIIRKDAYVFLPLKLK
- a CDS encoding FMN-binding glutamate synthase family protein; its protein translation is MNLADVLIIVGSVIICFIFIVFIVSGLYLYFIDRSQKQHPVLRNYPVIGRARYLFETIGPELRQYLFDHDTEGKPFSRFEYQTIVKSAKYKRDVIGFGSLRDFEKPGFYIRNSMFPKLTEELKMDEETTVKTKRYILLNEPLFGQRKEKFEDHESKAFLLQDEDAIVIGENTRHPFIVKGQIGMSGMSYGALGKNAITALSEGLGIAKGTWMNTGEGGLSEYHLKGNVDIIMQIGPGLFGVRDKEGNFNWDALMEKSQIPQIKAFELKLAQGAKTRGGHIDAEKVTEEIARIRMVEPFTSIDSPNRFKEFDDFHSLFNFMEQIREKTGKPVGMKVVIGSPHEAEELAKAMKETGKGPDFITVDGGEGGTGATYQELADSVGLPIKSALPLLHTSLVKHGVRDQVKIIASGKLFSADRIAIALAMGADLVNIARGFMITVGCIQALKCHSNACPVGVATTDPDLQRALVIDEKKYRTANYVITLREGLFRIAAACGIDSPVHFKPEHVVYKDEKGRAFPLEEMYESLLKS
- a CDS encoding IS3 family transposase; this encodes MPRIGNCWDNACIESFFCKLKAELPAFSVPETKTEMIQAVSEYILYYNEIRPQLKLKMSPIKYRKLKIA
- a CDS encoding arsenate reductase ArsC, translated to MSNKLKVAFICVHNSCRSQIAEALGKHFAGDVFESYSAGTETKPQINQDAVRLMKELYDIDMEKTQYSKLLDEIPPVDIVITMGCNVECPYLPCKHREDWGLDDPTGKSDEEFKKVISTIESKIKELKAKLKS
- a CDS encoding single-stranded DNA-binding protein produces the protein MNHVGLVGRLTKDPVLRAFGDNRVATSFIVAVNRNYRNSQGDVDTDFVTCTAWGKLAERIVQYCGKGSLIGINGRLQSRSYMAKENVRVFTTEVVTDDVRFYSLKPPSKQVEIEKDFVLPETEEGLPIAQGSSI
- a CDS encoding YwpF family protein, whose translation is MKTFKMISFQIEQDGVDVPLIDGITINQENKEKTWILELLVEQQYKQHFKNFLDTQEFFDVRVTITSMDNEPAPFTVKVLTIEEIGNRLSILLKGHIRAVRLKYAEQLLQSLLEKNLTKEELLHEFRKGMKERPSLRG
- the arsB gene encoding ACR3 family arsenite efflux transporter, yielding MSKERNSGIGFFEKYLTVWVILCMFAGVLIGKFLPGIPAFLGRFEYANVSIPMAILIWLMIYPMMLKVDFQSIRNVGKNPKGLFVTWITNWLIKPFTMFGIAWLFFFVIFKSLIPAELAQDYLAGAILLGAAPCTAMVFVWSYLTKGNAAYTVVQVATNDLIILIAFTPIVAFLLGVGGVTIPWDTLVLSVVLFVVIPLAGGIITRNYITKKRGLDYFEKSFIPKFGNITTIGLLLTLIIIFSFQGDVILNNPLHIVLIAIPLIIQTFLIFFIAYLASKVIKLPHEIAAPAGMIGASNFFELAVAVAIALFGTQSPVALATIVGVLTEVPVMLILVKIANNTRHWFPEKARKEVMFNEQ
- a CDS encoding DUF6431 domain-containing protein; translation: MILIHDFGVDLETYHELGKNNDFPMVEECPHCHAKHSLHRHGFYERNAITAEKEYRLLICRFRCSICFQTVSILPHFLLPYFQHTTRTIVQWLHDVLHQTGTNPSKRQLISFYLRRFIQTISWIYMYFASVKKSFGWERDTQQQACRSIGKIQQWGEERFVKESWGYLSTYFMAHCFGR